In a single window of the Streptomyces sp. NBC_00353 genome:
- a CDS encoding ThuA domain-containing protein produces MASRSLPKILVFTRTTAYRHDSIPDAVTAFRELGAGHGFAVDATEAPDVFESGLAGYAAVVFLSTSGEVLTRAGRTGLRAYCAAGGGFMGVHAAACTEYDWPFYGELLGARFDRHPALQPGTVIVEDHGHPATAHLDATWEFTDEWYDFRANPRASVRVLASADESSYEGGGMGADHPLVWAHEHAGARVFYTALGHTREAYRDPAFRAHLLGGLRHVGLSHHGAPAPQ; encoded by the coding sequence ATGGCGTCGCGCAGTCTTCCGAAGATTCTCGTCTTCACCCGTACCACCGCCTACCGCCACGACTCGATCCCCGACGCAGTCACCGCGTTCCGTGAACTCGGTGCCGGGCACGGCTTCGCCGTCGACGCGACAGAGGCGCCGGACGTCTTCGAGAGCGGGCTCGCCGGCTACGCCGCCGTGGTGTTCCTCTCCACCAGCGGGGAAGTCCTCACCCGTGCCGGGCGCACCGGACTTCGGGCGTACTGCGCCGCGGGCGGCGGGTTCATGGGCGTGCATGCCGCGGCCTGCACGGAGTACGACTGGCCGTTCTACGGCGAACTCCTCGGAGCCAGGTTCGACCGCCATCCCGCCCTCCAGCCGGGAACGGTGATCGTCGAGGACCACGGTCACCCGGCGACCGCGCATCTGGACGCCACCTGGGAGTTCACCGACGAGTGGTACGACTTCCGGGCGAACCCGCGGGCCAGTGTGCGGGTGCTCGCCAGTGCCGACGAGTCCTCGTACGAAGGCGGCGGCATGGGAGCCGACCATCCCCTTGTCTGGGCCCATGAACATGCCGGAGCCCGGGTCTTCTACACCGCGCTCGGGCACACCCGCGAGGCGTACCGCGACCCCGCGTTCCGCGCCCATCTCCTCGGCGGACTCCGCCATGTCGGCCTGTCGCACCACGGCGCCCCCGCCCCGCAATGA